From the genome of Canis lupus baileyi chromosome 4, mCanLup2.hap1, whole genome shotgun sequence:
ttattatgattATCCTTATGTCTCAagctttactgtttttttttttttttcatttttctatcttcAGAATGTCAAGATCCCAGAACTTGAATGATATCTTTCCTATTTCTGAGGACTACTTTGgatctggctctggctctggctctggctcaggATCTGGAAGTGGCTCTGGAAGTGGCTTCTTACCTGAACTTGAACAGGAATACCAACCAGTAGatgaaaacaatgatttttatGATAACTTTAGGCCTCTTAAGAGAAATCTGCCCTCAGACAACCAGGACTTGGGCCAAGATGGACCAGAAGaggattttattatataaaagagAGGGTTTCCCATCTTGATGTCAGGGAATGCATTCAATACATTTTATGTACCATAGTTAAGTGATTAATTTTGGAA
Proteins encoded in this window:
- the SRGN gene encoding serglycin; the encoded protein is MQLLLQGSRLVLALALLLVLDFSVQGSPVKRATYQWVHCSPDSNSANCIDEKEPMFDLLPGESNRIFPPTDRSSMSRSQNLNDIFPISEDYFGSGSGSGSGSGSGSGSGSGFLPELEQEYQPVDENNDFYDNFRPLKRNLPSDNQDLGQDGPEEDFII